A single genomic interval of Phycisphaerae bacterium harbors:
- a CDS encoding rhodanese-like domain-containing protein — protein MSNTKFTTTVKMAGVVLFALMPALGVNLGCGKDQVHLGRSEESPSGASAISGTRGGGGPASAPSGRTSAGGQKVAGSAHHPADFQVVTLDEVRELFADPKNQSGQYVFVDARGDEAFEAGHVPGAVQCDYWHVGTRINAVLPRILGAEKVIVYCQVNDCEVGPGLCRALTQMVQVPWDTLYLYKGGWEEWVAAKLPIETGRVDNS, from the coding sequence GAGTAATACCAAGTTTACGACGACGGTGAAGATGGCGGGTGTGGTCTTGTTCGCGTTGATGCCGGCTCTCGGTGTCAACCTGGGGTGCGGGAAGGACCAGGTTCATCTGGGTCGCAGCGAGGAGTCGCCATCGGGTGCAAGCGCGATATCGGGGACTCGCGGCGGGGGCGGGCCGGCGTCGGCGCCGAGCGGCCGGACGTCTGCGGGTGGCCAGAAGGTCGCGGGATCCGCCCACCATCCGGCCGATTTCCAGGTCGTGACCTTGGACGAAGTCCGGGAGCTGTTCGCCGATCCGAAGAACCAGAGCGGACAATACGTCTTCGTGGATGCGCGCGGCGACGAGGCGTTCGAGGCCGGCCATGTGCCGGGGGCGGTTCAATGCGACTATTGGCATGTAGGCACGCGCATCAATGCCGTGCTCCCGAGGATTCTCGGCGCGGAGAAGGTGATCGTGTACTGCCAAGTCAACGATTGCGAGGTTGGCCCGGGGCTCTGCCGGGCGCTGACCCAGATGGTTCAGGTCCCCTGGGACACCCTATACCTGTACAAAGGCGGCTGGGAGGAGTGGGTGGCTGCGAAGCTGCCCATTGAAACAGGTCGGGTGGACAATTCGTAG
- a CDS encoding sulfurtransferase, with amino-acid sequence MSVTPQQALEMWRAAPGRVNILDVRTPAEYVFVGHAPMARNIPLVFVAHKWDAKERKPVIEANPRFVAEVSRYYKPDDVIVIMCADGKRGAEAARALKAAGFMRVLNMEGGFDGEYADDCSDCGMGKAVKPGWRNCGLIWTRAVDRESFYTVE; translated from the coding sequence GTGTCGGTTACGCCTCAGCAGGCGCTTGAGATGTGGCGTGCCGCGCCGGGGCGGGTGAATATCCTCGACGTTCGGACGCCGGCGGAGTACGTATTTGTCGGTCATGCGCCGATGGCCCGGAACATCCCGCTGGTGTTCGTGGCTCACAAGTGGGACGCCAAAGAGCGCAAGCCGGTCATCGAAGCCAATCCGCGCTTTGTCGCCGAGGTCAGCAGGTACTACAAGCCGGACGATGTGATCGTGATTATGTGTGCTGATGGCAAGCGTGGGGCGGAGGCGGCCCGGGCCCTGAAGGCCGCGGGTTTCATGCGGGTGCTGAACATGGAGGGCGGCTTCGACGGCGAGTATGCGGATGACTGTTCCGACTGTGGAATGGGCAAAGCGGTCAAGCCTGGATGGAGGAACTGTGGCCTGATCTGGACCCGGGCGGTGGATCGGGAGTCTTTTTACACGGTTGAGTGA
- a CDS encoding thioredoxin family protein, protein MALTVLTGGCSSSHMTEVKSTEQFQKQVIHAKKPVMMFFFKGGCATCMLLEPALEQMASEYGDRAIFAKYHLMSFFWIPNNSELKNRYDVVVYPTVVLFVDGQEKKRWLMHYDMKSYRKTLDEVLAARQTGAAKVTAAPARGKM, encoded by the coding sequence ATGGCTCTGACGGTTTTGACCGGCGGCTGCAGCAGCAGCCATATGACCGAGGTCAAGAGCACGGAACAGTTTCAGAAGCAGGTTATCCACGCAAAGAAGCCGGTGATGATGTTCTTCTTCAAGGGCGGATGCGCCACGTGCATGTTGCTCGAGCCGGCTCTGGAGCAGATGGCCAGCGAATACGGCGACCGGGCGATCTTCGCCAAGTACCACCTGATGAGCTTCTTCTGGATTCCGAACAATTCGGAGCTCAAGAACCGGTACGACGTGGTGGTCTATCCGACGGTGGTTCTATTCGTGGACGGGCAGGAGAAGAAGCGGTGGCTCATGCACTACGACATGAAGAGTTACCGCAAGACGCTGGATGAAGTTCTGGCCGCCCGGCAGACGGGTGCGGCCAAGGTGACGGCCGCACCAGCGCGGGGCAAGATGTGA